The genomic DNA GTCGATGAAGATCGCGCTACCCTCGAGGCCGCCGTACTCCTTGGGGAGCTGGACGTTGACCGAGAGTTGGTGGGTGACCTGGGACTTGCCCGCGCCGAACTCGCCGTACACTTCGGTGATCGACTGGGTTTCGACCCCGCCGCCGAGAAGGTCGTCGACCTCGTCGACCTGCCAGCTGAGCTTGCCGATCTCGTTGCGGCGTTCGAGGACGTTGGCACCGGTCTCGAACCCGCCGATGTCGGCGGCGTCGCGTGCGGCGTTGATGATGTCTGCTGCCGTGCTCTCGCCGATGTCGGCGGTGTTCGAGAGTTCGCCCGGGCTCGCGACCGCGATGCCCTGATACGAGTCGAAGCCGGATTCGGTGAGCTTGTCCGCGGTTGCCGGCCCGACGCCGGGCAGGCTCTCGAGATCCTCGGTTGTCGCCATACCTCCGGGTTGTGCGGCTCCCCTGATAAAGCCTCGTTAACAGCTCAGTGTAAGTGAAACCTGTCGGCATCGAGGTGTTGTCTTCTCCTGTTCGTCCGATTTGCGTTGCATCAACTTGGGGCGGCTACTCCCACGGATGTCGCCCACTGTCGGGCCAGAGCGGATACCAGTAATCTTTGTCCGACTCGATGTCGAGTTCACCGTCGAGCACCGATTCGAGCTTGAACTCCACGGTCGAGTCGCGCTCGCTGCTCGACCGCGGTGCGAAGGGGTAGTACGCGCCGCGCCGGAAGGAGTAGACCCAGTAGATCGGGCCGTCCTCGTCCTCGAAGCCGAACAGCGCGGCGAGCAGTCGTGAGCCGTACCCGCGCTCGATCAGCGTGTCGGCGGCGAAGTGAACGCTCGTCACCAGGTCCTCGAAGTCCCGATCCGCGAGGACGACCCACTCGTACCCATGAGAGTCGTCGACGAAGCGGGCCTCAGTGCCGGTCTCGACTTCGCCTGCTTCGAGGATCGCCTCGACTTCCTCCACGGCGTCCGCGAAGTCCGTACTGTCGACGCCCGAAAAGCAGAGTGCGGCCACTCCCGCGGGATCGTAGCCGAGATCGGCCTCCATCGTGAGGTAGGCGGTGCTCATCCCGAAGAGGTCCTCGGGGTCGGCGTCGCGGGTCGCGTCCGCCTCCGCGCTCATCCCGAGCGCCGACCGGAGTCCGTCGAAGATGCCCATATCGGGGGTTACGGCGCTGGGAATAAAAACCCGAACCGATCCGGCTCGAACGTCTCCACTATCTCTCGCGGAAGCTCGCGTAGCGAACGGGTTGTGCGGTCACAGTGTGGTTGCAGTGCGGTTGGCGCACGGCTGCGCGCCGCCTGTCGGCGCGCAACTCTCGTGCGAGGGATGACTGAGGGAGCGAACGGAGTGAACGACTGAAAGAGTCGGTTGGGGAGGCGTGTGGCTTGCGGTTCTCATTTGAGTCGGCATCAGTGCGGTCTCGACAGCGGCAGACCGTCGACCACGACTCCTTCGAAAGCCCCCGGCGGCTCGGCTTCCGGGCCTCGCTGTGCTCCGCGCCTCGATCACTCCGTTCGCTCACGAAGACGCCGAGCCGCCGGCCCCTTTCAGTCCCGGAAGACGCGGCGCGTCTTCCGACCCTCACGGTGGCGAAGCCGCCGCTCAGTCCCACCCGTAGCGGTTGCTCGAGGGTCGTCGATCGGTGTAACTCGCAAAAATTCAGTACGCGATCAGGCCGTTTCGAGTTCGCTCTGCATGTCTTTCAGCCGTTCGACGCGCTGTTCGGTCGAAGGGTGTGTCGAGAGCAGCTTTCCGATCGCGCCGCTCTTGATCGGGATGATGAAGAACGCGTTCATGTCGGCCTGGTCGCGGAGATCCCGATCCGGGACGCGATCCATCTGGCCGTCGATCTTCACGAGCGCTGACGCGAGCGCCGATGGCCGGCCGGTGATGATCGCTCCACCCCTATCGGCGGCGTACTCCCGGTAGCGCGAGAGCACACGCACGAGCAGGAACGAGACGATCCCGACCACGAGCGAGACGAGGATCGCGACGATGACCGGTGCGCCACCGCCCTCGCGGTCGCCGCTGAACAGCCAGCCCCACCGCACGATCATGAACGCGAGCGTCGAGAGGAACGTGGCGATCGTCATCACCATCACGTCGCGGTTCTTGACGTGGGTGAGTTCGTGCGCCATCACGCCCTCTAACTCCTCTTGGTTCAGTGTGTCCATGATCCCCTGCGTGACGCAGACGGTCGCGCTCGACTGCGAGCGGCCGGTCGCGAAGGCGTTCGGCGTCCGGCTGTCGGCGACCGCCACCGTGGGCTTCGGGAGGTCGGCCTGCTGGGCGAGCCGCCCGACCATCGCGTGGAGCTCGGGATACTCCTCCTCACTGACCTCGTGTGCGCCCATGCTGTAGAGCGCGATCTTGTCGCTGAAGAAGAACTGTCCGACCATGAACAACCCCATCACGAGAACCATCACGCCGAGGTTCGTATACACCGACAGCACGCCGATGAAGACGACGTAGAGCGCGAGCAGCAGGAGCATCGTCAGGCCCATCCTCGCCTGAAGGCCCCAGTCGGTCTTCCATTCCATATGGGCCTTACTAAGCGTTCAGGTCATAAATCTTCGTCGCTCCGTGCCACGGATTCCCGAGTCCCGCCATACCGACTCCGCGTTCGCCACCGGACGAGTCACGCCGCTTAACCCGCTGAGGGACGTTCCTCGTTCAATGAGCGAGTCGCGGCAGTTCTGTCCTCGGTGTGGCGACCCCGTCGAGTCGACGGTCGCCGCGGCCGACGGACGCGCACCGATCTGTGAGGACTGCTTCTTCGAGGACTTCGATCTCGTCGACGCGCCCGATCGGATCGAGGTTCTCGTGTGTGCGACCTGTGGAGCGGTCCGACGCGGCAAGCGCTGGGTCGACGTCGAGGCGCGCGATTACACCGACGTCGCGATCGACGAGGTGGCCGAGGCGCTGACGATCCACGTCGACGCCGAGGCGTTCGAGTGGCGGGTCGAGCCCGAACAGGTCGACGAGACCACCGTCAGGATGCACTGTCTCCTCTCGGCGAGCGTCCACGACCGCCCGATACAGACCGAACTCACGATCCCTGTCAAAATCTCGCGGGGCACCTGCACCCGGTGTGGTCGGATCGCGGGCGATTACTACGCGAGCACGGTCCAGGTTCGCGCCCGCGGACGCACCCCGACCGACCACGAGGTCGAGCAATCGATCGCCATCATCACCGAGTACGTCGACGAGCGTGAGGCCGACGGCGACCGCGACGCGTTCGTGACCGAACTCGACGAGACTGCCGATGGTGTCGACGCCAAACTCTCGACCACCCAGATCGGCCGGGCGGTCGCCGAGCGGATCGTTCGCCAGCTTGGCGGCACCGTCGACGAATCCGCGACGCTCGTGACCGAGGACGAGGACGGCGACGAGGTGTACCGCGTGACCTACGCCGTCCACCTTCCGGAGTTCACGCCGGGTGACGTCATCGATCCCGACGACGACGATCCGCTGCTCGTCCGGAGCGTCCAGGGGAACTTGAAGGGGGTCCACATCACGACCGGCGAACCCTACGAGGCGGCCTTCGAGGACGGCGAGGCACCCGACGCCCGCCGGCTCGGGGACCACGGGGACGCCGACGAAACCACGCTGGTCGCGATCGAGGACGATCACGCCGTCCAGGTGCTCGATCCCGAGACCTACGCGGCAAAGACGATCCCACGGCCCGACTACCTCGATTCCGACGCCGACAGGGTACGAGTACTCAAGAGCCGCGCCGGTCTCCACGTCCTGCCGGACATCGACGCCAGCGAAACCGACTAATTCCCGGGTTCACAACGACCGATATGACTCGCCAGCAGTGGTTCGCGCTGCTCCTCGTGGTGTTGATGATCTCTTCGACGTTCGTGTCCGTGATCGGGACCTTCCTCTGAGCGCCACCCCTGTCTTCGGCACCGGTTGCTGTCGCCTGCTTGAGTGCCTTCACCGACGGTTGCCGACGTGAACCGACGGACGACGATCCGACGAGTCGTGATCGGTCTTTCGGTGTCCTCTCCCGCGGGAAGCTTCCTTCATCGACTTTTTATCCGC from Halococcus saccharolyticus DSM 5350 includes the following:
- the pspAB gene encoding PspA-associated protein PspAB; translated protein: MGIFDGLRSALGMSAEADATRDADPEDLFGMSTAYLTMEADLGYDPAGVAALCFSGVDSTDFADAVEEVEAILEAGEVETGTEARFVDDSHGYEWVVLADRDFEDLVTSVHFAADTLIERGYGSRLLAALFGFEDEDGPIYWVYSFRRGAYYPFAPRSSSERDSTVEFKLESVLDGELDIESDKDYWYPLWPDSGRHPWE
- the htpX gene encoding zinc metalloprotease HtpX, whose product is MEWKTDWGLQARMGLTMLLLLALYVVFIGVLSVYTNLGVMVLVMGLFMVGQFFFSDKIALYSMGAHEVSEEEYPELHAMVGRLAQQADLPKPTVAVADSRTPNAFATGRSQSSATVCVTQGIMDTLNQEELEGVMAHELTHVKNRDVMVMTIATFLSTLAFMIVRWGWLFSGDREGGGAPVIVAILVSLVVGIVSFLLVRVLSRYREYAADRGGAIITGRPSALASALVKIDGQMDRVPDRDLRDQADMNAFFIIPIKSGAIGKLLSTHPSTEQRVERLKDMQSELETA
- a CDS encoding 60S ribosomal export protein NMD3, giving the protein MSESRQFCPRCGDPVESTVAAADGRAPICEDCFFEDFDLVDAPDRIEVLVCATCGAVRRGKRWVDVEARDYTDVAIDEVAEALTIHVDAEAFEWRVEPEQVDETTVRMHCLLSASVHDRPIQTELTIPVKISRGTCTRCGRIAGDYYASTVQVRARGRTPTDHEVEQSIAIITEYVDEREADGDRDAFVTELDETADGVDAKLSTTQIGRAVAERIVRQLGGTVDESATLVTEDEDGDEVYRVTYAVHLPEFTPGDVIDPDDDDPLLVRSVQGNLKGVHITTGEPYEAAFEDGEAPDARRLGDHGDADETTLVAIEDDHAVQVLDPETYAAKTIPRPDYLDSDADRVRVLKSRAGLHVLPDIDASETD